The Streptomyces capitiformicae genome contains the following window.
CCCATCGCGCGCGTCTCATGTCGATGCGCGGCACATGGCCCTCGGTGGAGCGGCTCGCCTCGCGCAGGGGTGTGCCCTCCGTGCGGTAGTGGCCGAGGGCTCTCAGCTCGTGGCCGGGGAGCAGGGCGCCGTCCGCGCGGACGACCCGCCACCACGGCACCGCTCCTCCGTAGAGGGCCATCACACGGCCCACCTGGCGCGGACCACCCTCCCCCAGCCATTCGGCGACGTCCCCGTACGTCATGACCCGCCCGGGCGGGATCAGCTCGGCGACCTCGAGGACCCGCTCCGCGTACTCCGGCAGGGCGTCCACCGGAAGGCTCTCCTCGCTCATCCGCCCCATCCTGCCGCACCCCACCGACAATGGGAGGTGGTGGCCGACGTGTGCGTCCCTCGCCCCGGGGGCGGTCTTCGGGCAGACTGTGCGCCCCCGCATCGCACCCTGATGCCCCTGTGTACCCGCCGGGCATGCCACCATCGTGCGGGCGGTGACTGGTGATACGAGACCAAGAAGAGACGATGAAGCAGCAGAGCGTGCACCCCGATGACGCGGCGGGCACCTCTGACGCCTCCTCGCGCCCGGACACCGCCGACAACACCCCGGACACCGCCGACGGGGACGGCAAGGGCACGGAACCCGCCTCCCGGAAGAACCCCGAAACCGCCCCGCCCTCCAAGAAAACGCCCTCCCCCAAGGCGACCGACAAGATGCCTGGCAGCAAGAAACCGCAGGTCGGGCAGCACGAGGACAACCCGGACCACGCCCATGCCGACGAGGTCGAGGGCGACGAACCGCTGCTCCCCGCGCGCGTGCACCGTCCCTCCGACCTCATGCGGCTCTCGGTCGGCATCCTCGGCATCATCGTCCTGTTGGCGATCGCCGCGTTCGCACACGGCACCACCTCGGGGCTCGAACAGGACATCAACAAGGGGACGGGGCAGGCGCCCGACCTGTTGATCAAGCTCGCGGGCCTCGGATCGAGCATCGCGATCCTGCTGGTACCGGTCGCCTTCGCGATCGAGCGGCTGATCAAGCGG
Protein-coding sequences here:
- a CDS encoding MGMT family protein, with product MSEESLPVDALPEYAERVLEVAELIPPGRVMTYGDVAEWLGEGGPRQVGRVMALYGGAVPWWRVVRADGALLPGHELRALGHYRTEGTPLREASRSTEGHVPRIDMRRARWDGGDRAEGHT